Proteins encoded within one genomic window of Halobacteroides halobius DSM 5150:
- a CDS encoding 5'-nucleotidase C-terminal domain-containing protein: MLKSRFKSKFLVIALTLAFILVGILNVRIQAAPKKTITILQTGDIHGSLYPWAYKTGEKEEDKGLVKVASIVEDIRAKNPNTLLVDSGDMIQGNTLASIFKDRKDVKHPMMKVMNHMGYDAWVLGNHEFNYGLKTLNRIKSQAEFPVLSANIRYKKNNELFVKPYTIKEVGGIKVGILGLTTPNIPRWDGSKVASLKFKGMSKVAQEFIPEIKQQGADIIIALAHAGLEGRGHKTGGDKVSKVAKENPELAAIFIGHDHVTVKERINDVLVVAPKDSGEQVSKVDLNLVKKQGDWTVVSKKATHLETKKVKVDPEIAEIANYYHQETIDYVNTPIGFATGDFVPENEIEGIPVAQIQDTALLDLINRVQLKYADADISSAALFDTKSNIKKGPVSIKDAALIYKYSNTLYGVKVTGKELKEYMEWSARYYNTYQPGDITISFAPEIPGYNYDMFAGVEYKIDISKPAGERIVDLTYNGKPVRDDQTFKLAVNNYRYNGLKSLGIIDQEPYFKSKTAIRDFIIKYIKAKETIKPLVDNNWKITGASLEEPAREEALRLLKHDILKIPAKNRSWNAASINLAQQVKQKQFINIVKRLFKKKVSQKLTLGQLVELVDAIYYKTYTIKSGDTLSEIAQDYKITVETIIDLNQIENPSLIIPGQKVKIPSN; encoded by the coding sequence ATGTTAAAGAGTAGATTTAAGTCTAAATTTTTAGTTATTGCTTTAACTTTAGCTTTTATTTTAGTTGGTATTTTAAATGTTAGAATTCAAGCAGCTCCAAAAAAGACAATTACTATTTTACAGACTGGTGATATTCATGGTAGCCTTTACCCTTGGGCCTATAAGACAGGAGAGAAAGAAGAAGATAAAGGATTAGTTAAAGTTGCCAGTATTGTTGAAGATATTAGAGCTAAGAATCCTAATACTCTATTAGTTGATTCAGGAGACATGATTCAAGGAAATACTTTAGCTAGTATTTTTAAAGATCGTAAAGATGTAAAACATCCTATGATGAAGGTTATGAACCATATGGGCTATGACGCTTGGGTTTTAGGAAACCATGAGTTTAATTATGGATTAAAAACTTTAAATAGGATTAAGTCACAAGCTGAATTCCCTGTTTTGTCTGCTAATATTAGATACAAAAAGAATAACGAATTGTTTGTTAAGCCTTATACTATTAAAGAAGTTGGTGGAATAAAAGTAGGGATTTTAGGTTTAACTACACCCAATATTCCACGGTGGGATGGATCTAAAGTAGCTAGTTTGAAGTTTAAAGGCATGAGCAAGGTTGCTCAAGAGTTTATACCAGAAATTAAGCAACAAGGTGCAGATATTATTATTGCCTTGGCCCATGCTGGATTAGAAGGGAGAGGACATAAAACTGGTGGTGATAAAGTAAGTAAAGTTGCTAAAGAGAATCCAGAGTTAGCTGCTATATTTATTGGTCATGATCACGTTACAGTCAAAGAAAGAATTAATGATGTTTTAGTTGTAGCACCTAAAGACTCAGGGGAACAAGTAAGTAAGGTAGATCTAAATCTGGTTAAGAAGCAAGGAGACTGGACTGTTGTTAGTAAAAAGGCTACTCATTTAGAAACTAAGAAGGTAAAAGTAGATCCTGAGATTGCAGAAATAGCAAATTACTATCATCAAGAGACAATAGATTATGTAAATACACCAATTGGATTTGCTACAGGAGATTTTGTTCCTGAAAATGAAATTGAGGGTATTCCAGTGGCTCAAATTCAAGATACTGCTTTGCTTGATTTAATTAATAGAGTTCAATTAAAGTATGCTGATGCAGATATTTCTTCTGCAGCTTTATTTGATACTAAATCTAATATTAAAAAGGGACCAGTAAGTATTAAAGATGCTGCTTTAATTTATAAATACTCCAATACTTTATATGGAGTTAAAGTTACTGGAAAAGAGTTAAAAGAATATATGGAATGGTCAGCTCGTTATTATAACACTTATCAGCCTGGTGATATTACAATTAGCTTTGCTCCAGAGATTCCAGGATATAATTATGATATGTTTGCAGGAGTTGAATATAAGATTGATATTTCTAAACCAGCAGGAGAAAGAATAGTTGATCTTACTTATAATGGGAAGCCAGTACGAGATGATCAAACATTTAAATTAGCTGTTAATAATTATCGTTATAATGGTCTTAAAAGTTTAGGTATCATTGATCAAGAACCTTACTTTAAATCTAAAACTGCAATTCGGGACTTTATTATTAAGTATATCAAAGCCAAGGAAACAATTAAGCCACTAGTAGATAATAATTGGAAGATTACTGGGGCCAGCTTAGAAGAGCCAGCTAGAGAAGAAGCTCTTAGATTATTAAAGCATGATATTCTTAAGATACCAGCTAAGAATAGATCTTGGAATGCAGCTAGTATTAATTTGGCTCAACAAGTAAAGCAAAAGCAATTTATTAATATAGTAAAGAGATTGTTTAAGAAAAAGGTTAGTCAAAAACTAACATTAGGCCAACTAGTAGAGTTAGTTGATGCTATATATTATAAAACTTATACTATCAAATCTGGTGATACACTAAGTGAAATTGCTCAAGATTATAAGATAACAGTAGAGACTATTATTGATCTTAACCAAATTGAAAATCCTAGTTTAATAATCCCAGGACAAAAAGTTAAAATACCATCAAATTAA
- a CDS encoding 5'-nucleotidase C-terminal domain-containing protein — protein MNKILKIKNKRLIILSILMVGILSLVGCNDAQQATLSGQITDVRGNGITGVKLNFTNANGTATTNDSGKWVKSNLTSGTIITPIKKGWTFAPESIEVTKLGQDLDFIGTPKPKDDSGKTKVVILHFNDAHGKIANFGKLAAEVDKLEKKYDNVFLMSAGDMFSGNPLVDQYDMISGEKGRKGYPMISLMNQAGVDLMSIGNHEFDYGQATLNRRMKQANFPIISANIDASNTILKQPNPYKILKTDNGLTIGVLGLIQVDETGIPATHPKKVAGIDFISGVTKAKDYQFLAQNTNLAIVLSHLGYGKDKRLAQEVAGFDLIVGGHTHTKTSKPQETNGALIVQAGDDGQYLGKVLITLKDGKVINKEAELITLSQVSETDSAVQAKINHYNKEKKELFSKKLATAESSIDGKNELGSLMTDAITKMHGVDFAFQNDGGIRVDSLTGDITVGDVYELDPFGNKVIKLEMTPQEIKSLIRYSFESHSGSIDLRVSGLKYTVNTNNLGEFVGVTLRDYSGNLLNESKTYTVGLNGYIANSYKFKHDTIGKSLGVTTANTLIEYLKRQTDQINYNGVIRTATKVTKKVEGTTIASTDVAITTGDPIVSSNTAGNLMADAIKEVTGVDIGMYPSDQLVAHKEIKAGPIYKETLSSLYGSFKYNNKVTIAKVTGANLEKMLLAQAQYVTGVATQVSGLTYDLIENSKGTITDIKAYVNGEPIKVDKEYTMGLNNYKFGYYQKAVGAENVTVIKTTEQTEEEILIDYLTAIKEVGSKIAEVRVEIR, from the coding sequence ATGAATAAAATTCTGAAAATTAAGAATAAGCGGCTGATTATTTTATCTATTTTAATGGTTGGTATTCTAAGTTTAGTTGGCTGTAATGATGCGCAGCAGGCTACTTTATCGGGCCAAATTACAGATGTTAGAGGAAATGGAATTACTGGAGTAAAATTAAACTTTACTAATGCTAATGGAACTGCTACAACAAATGATAGTGGTAAATGGGTTAAATCCAATTTAACAAGTGGAACTATTATAACCCCGATTAAAAAGGGATGGACCTTTGCACCTGAAAGTATAGAAGTAACGAAATTAGGACAGGATTTAGATTTTATAGGAACACCTAAGCCCAAAGATGATTCTGGTAAAACTAAAGTGGTTATTCTTCACTTTAACGATGCTCATGGGAAAATAGCTAACTTTGGTAAGTTGGCAGCTGAAGTAGATAAACTAGAAAAAAAGTATGATAATGTATTTTTAATGAGTGCGGGGGATATGTTCAGTGGGAATCCGCTTGTTGACCAGTACGATATGATTTCTGGAGAAAAAGGGAGAAAAGGCTATCCTATGATCAGTTTAATGAATCAAGCAGGGGTAGATTTGATGTCTATTGGAAATCACGAATTTGATTATGGTCAGGCTACGTTAAATCGGAGAATGAAACAAGCTAACTTTCCTATAATTTCTGCTAATATAGATGCATCAAACACAATACTTAAGCAGCCGAACCCCTATAAAATTTTAAAGACAGATAACGGTTTAACTATTGGTGTTTTAGGATTGATTCAAGTTGATGAGACAGGTATTCCAGCAACTCATCCTAAAAAAGTAGCAGGGATTGATTTTATTAGTGGCGTTACTAAGGCTAAAGACTATCAATTTTTAGCTCAAAACACTAACTTAGCTATTGTGTTATCTCATTTAGGTTATGGTAAAGATAAAAGATTGGCCCAAGAAGTAGCTGGATTTGATTTAATTGTTGGAGGCCATACTCATACTAAAACTAGTAAGCCCCAAGAGACTAATGGTGCTTTGATTGTTCAAGCTGGAGATGATGGTCAATATCTAGGTAAAGTTTTAATTACTTTAAAGGATGGTAAAGTGATTAATAAAGAAGCAGAATTAATCACTTTAAGTCAAGTGTCAGAGACTGATTCTGCTGTGCAAGCAAAGATTAATCACTATAATAAAGAAAAGAAAGAGCTTTTTAGTAAGAAATTGGCTACAGCAGAAAGTTCTATTGATGGCAAAAATGAATTAGGAAGTCTAATGACAGATGCTATAACTAAGATGCACGGGGTAGATTTTGCTTTTCAGAATGATGGAGGAATTAGAGTTGATAGTTTAACTGGAGATATAACTGTAGGAGATGTATATGAATTAGATCCTTTTGGAAATAAAGTGATCAAATTAGAAATGACTCCCCAGGAAATAAAATCATTAATTAGATACTCTTTTGAGAGTCATAGTGGTTCAATTGATTTGAGAGTATCAGGGTTAAAGTATACAGTTAATACAAATAACTTAGGTGAGTTTGTAGGTGTTACTTTAAGAGATTATAGTGGTAATTTACTTAATGAGTCTAAGACATATACTGTAGGTTTAAATGGATATATTGCTAATAGTTATAAGTTTAAGCATGATACCATAGGAAAATCATTAGGGGTTACTACTGCTAATACCTTGATTGAATATTTAAAACGACAAACAGATCAAATTAATTATAATGGAGTTATTCGAACTGCTACTAAAGTTACTAAAAAGGTAGAGGGTACTACAATAGCTAGTACAGATGTAGCTATTACTACCGGAGATCCTATAGTTAGCTCTAATACAGCAGGTAATCTAATGGCTGATGCTATTAAAGAAGTTACAGGAGTAGATATAGGGATGTATCCTAGTGATCAATTAGTAGCCCATAAAGAGATTAAAGCTGGGCCAATCTATAAGGAAACATTATCTTCGTTATATGGAAGTTTTAAATACAATAATAAAGTAACTATAGCTAAGGTTACAGGAGCAAATTTAGAGAAGATGTTATTAGCCCAAGCACAATATGTAACAGGAGTAGCAACTCAAGTATCTGGACTGACTTATGATTTAATTGAAAATAGTAAAGGGACAATCACTGATATTAAGGCGTATGTTAATGGAGAGCCTATTAAAGTAGATAAAGAGTATACAATGGGATTAAATAATTATAAATTTGGTTATTATCAAAAAGCAGTAGGAGCAGAAAATGTAACAGTAATTAAAACCACTGAGCAAACAGAAGAGGAGATTCTTATAGATTACCTAACAGCCATAAAGGAAGTTGGTAGTAAGATAGCTGAAGTAAGAGTAGAGATTAGATAA
- a CDS encoding YccF domain-containing protein: MRLLGNIIWFIFGGLIEAILWFFFGLLCSITVIGIPVGKQCFKIARMQLAPFGKKVVDKNRSSLGLVANIIWIILFGWELAVTNLISALIFGITIIGIPFAKQSLKLAYLSLMPFGKDIVEN, encoded by the coding sequence ATGAGATTATTAGGTAATATAATTTGGTTTATTTTTGGTGGGCTAATTGAGGCAATTCTCTGGTTCTTTTTTGGATTACTTTGTTCAATTACAGTAATTGGTATCCCGGTTGGAAAACAGTGTTTCAAAATTGCTAGAATGCAGTTGGCTCCTTTTGGTAAAAAAGTAGTAGATAAAAATCGCTCTTCTTTGGGTTTAGTAGCAAATATTATTTGGATTATTCTTTTTGGTTGGGAATTAGCTGTAACCAATTTAATATCTGCTTTAATATTTGGTATTACAATAATCGGTATTCCTTTTGCTAAACAGAGTTTAAAGCTTGCTTATCTATCTTTAATGCCTTTTGGCAAAGACATAGTTGAAAACTAA